One Rhinopithecus roxellana isolate Shanxi Qingling chromosome 7, ASM756505v1, whole genome shotgun sequence DNA segment encodes these proteins:
- the CXCR3 gene encoding C-X-C chemokine receptor type 3 has product MVLEVSDHQVLNDAEVAALLENFSSSYDYGENESDSCCTSPPCPQDFSLNFDRAFLPALYSLLFLLGLLGNGAVAAVLLSRRAALSSTDTFLLHLAVADTLLVLTLPLWAVDAAIQWVFGSGLCKLAGALFNINFYAGALLLACISFDRYLNIVHATQLYRRGPPARVTLTCLAVWGLCLLFALPDFIFLSAHHDERLNATHCQYNFPQVGRTALRVLQLVAGFLLPLLVMAYCYAHILAVLLVSRGQRRLRAMRLVVVVVVAFALCWTPYHLVVLVDILMDLGALARNCGRESRVDVAKSVTSGLGYMHCCLNPLLYAFVGVKFRERMWMLLLRLGCPNQRGLQRQPSSSRRDSSWSETSEASYSGL; this is encoded by the exons ATGGTCCTTGAG GTGAGTGACCACCAAGTGCTAAATGACGCCGAGGTTGCCGCCCTCCTGGAGAACTTCAGCTCTTCCTATGACTATGGAGAAAACGAGAGTGATTCGTGCTGTACCTCCCCGCCCTGCCCACAGGACTTCAGCCTGAACTTCGACCGGGCCTTCCTGCCGGCCCTCTACAGCCTCCTCTTTCTGCTGGGGCTGCTGGGCAACGGCGCGGTGGCAGCGGTGCTGCTGAGCCGGCGGGCAGCCCTGAGCAGCACCGACACCTTCCTGCTCCACCTGGCTGTGGCAGACACGCTGCTGGTGCTGACGCTCCCACTCTGGGCAGTGGACGCTGCCATCCAGTGGGTCTTTGGCTCTGGCCTCTGCAAACTGGCAGGTGCCCTCTTCAACATCAACTTCTACGCAGGGGCCCTCCTGCTGGCCTGCATCAGCTTTGACCGCTACCTGAACATAGTGCACGCCACCCAGCTCTACCGCAGGGGGCCCCCGGCCCGCGTGACCCTCACCTGCCTGGCTGTCTGGGGGCTCTGCCTGCTCTTCGCCCTCCCAGACTTCATCTTCCTGTCGGCCCATCATGACGAGCGCCTCAACGCCACCCACTGCCAGTACAACTTCCCACAGGTGGGCCGCACGGCTCTGCGGGTGCTGCAGCTGGTGGCTGGCTTTCTGCTGCCCCTGCTGGTCATGGCCTACTGCTATGCCCACATCCTGGCCGTGCTGCTGGTCTCCAGGGGCCAGCGGCGCCTGCGGGCCATGCGGCTGGTGGTGGTGGTCGTGGTGGCCTTTGCCCTCTGCTGGACCCCCTATCACCTGGTGGTGCTGGTGGACATCCTCATGGACCTGGGCGCTTTAGCCCGGAACTGTGGCCGAGAAAGCAGGGTAGACGTGGCCAAGTCGGTCACCTCAGGCCTGGGCTACATGCACTGCTGCCTCAACCCCCTGCTCTATGCCTTTGTAGGGGTCAAGTTCCGGGAGCGGATGTGGATGCTGCTCTTGCGCCTGGGCTGCCCCAACCAGAGAGGGCTCCAGAGGCAGCCATCGTCTTCCCGCCGGGATTCATCCTGGTCTGAGACCTCAGAGGCCTCCTACTCGGGCTTGTGA